The genome window GGTATGACAAAATTTGGCAGTATTCGTGGCAGCATTTAGTTGATCATAAATACGGAGCCTGGTTTAGAATTTTAACCGCTGACAATAAAAAAATAGACACGATGAAAAGCCCAATAGGTAAAACTGATTACCATACAATGGGTGCCTGTTTTGATGTGCTCGAACTATTAAAGTAACTATGTAGTTATAACTTTTACAGTATTGTGTAGACCTTTTAACCGCCAGTTTGGCGGTTTTTTTCTTAAGTGTTAGCCTATTTTTAAAAATACAATTCCAAAAATCTCTAACTACTTACTTATTTACGATATAGATAACTTTAAAAATATTAACGATATCTATGGTCGTTTAGTAGGTAATAGCGTTTTAAGTGAATTTACCAATATACTAAAAAATTAAATGCCAAATAGCTCTCTAATTGCACGATGGGGAGGTGTAGAGTTTACTGTTATTTTATCAGGCACCTCCATAACCGATGCGATGGCACAAGCCAATGAGCTAAAAGAGTATGTGGGCACTCATCCAATTGCAAATATATCTCTTACTATCAGTATAGGTTTAGCCCCTATTCAAACGGGTGATACTGTACTAAATATATTGGAACGGGCTGATAAAGCACTATACGAAGCTAAAAATAATGGCCGTAATTTAGTCTGTTGTAGCGATAATAAAGTTTGTAACCTTGGGGTGAACGCTTCACCCCTTAACTTTATTGTCTCTACACATAACGCCTATGCATACTGCCCACAAGCAAATCCACAGCTCCAAGCATACTGAAAATTGTAGCCCCCTAACCAACCCGTTACGTCAGTTACTTCGCCTATAAAGTATAGGCCTTTAGCTTTTTTAGCTTCAAAGGTTTTTGAGCTCAACTCGTCGGTATCTACACCGCCCAATGTTACTTCTGCTGTTCTATAACCTTCTGTGCCATTGGGTTTAATTTGCCACGCATGAATGTAATTTACTAACTCATCTATTTGGGCATGTGTAAGCTGATTAATATTACAATCTGGTATCGCTTTGCTTTCGTGCAGTATTTCTATAAAGCGTTTAGGTAAAATAGTCGAAAGGCTGTTTTTTAACGACTTTTGGGCTTGTGTTTCACGCCAATCAGCAAGTTGTTGCCTTAAATCAATTTCAGGTAGCAGGTTTATAGTGACAACCTGCCCTGCTCGCCAAAATGAGCTTATTTGCAATATTGCAGGGCCCGATAACCCTCGGTGAGTAAAGAGGATATTTTCTTTAAATACGGTGCCGTCTTCGCTTGAAACTTCACATGGAATACTAATTCCCGAAAGCCCTTCAAAACGCTCTTTATCATGCTGATGCAGAGTAAACGGCACAAGTGCAGCCATAGTTGGTAACACGCTTAAGCCAAACTGCTCTGCAATTTTATAACCTATTGGTGTAGCCCCTAGTTTTGGCATGGTTAAGCCACCTGATGCTATAACTAACGACTCACAGCTTAAGGTTTCTTGCTCTGTGGTAACGCTATAGCCGGTTTCGGTTTTTGATACACTGATCACTTCACTGCGTAGCTTTATATTTACTCCGGCCCACTCACATTCTGTTAGTAAAATATCAACAATGTCTTGTGCATTGTTATCGCAAAAAAGCTGGCCTAGTGTTTTATGGTGATACGCCAAGCCATGTCTGTCCACCAGCTCAATAAAGTCATGCTGTGTATAACGACTTAAGCATGATTTAACAAAATGAGAGTTTGTGCATAAGTAGTTATCCGGGGTTGCATTTTCATTTGTAAAATTGCAACGCCCACCACCACTTATTAAAATTTTACGACCTGGTTTTTTCCCCATATCAAGTACTGTAACGCTTCGGCCACGGTATCCAGCTTGCGCTGCACACATTAATCCTGCTGCTCCCGCACCTATTACAATTACATCTACTTGGGTCATTTATTTATCTCATTAAAAAATTTTCTCGATTATAGCAAAGTTTAATAGCTAACAACGCAGCATTTGAATTATTAGTAATAACACAACAAAAACGCATCAGTAATAAGTAGGGAATAATTACCCTCACAATAAAACAACCCTTTATGCTTATTTTTAATTTATATTACAAATACTAAACAATGAGTAAACCGCTAAAAACCTGGGTTATAACTAAATGAAAGAGGTACATAATAAATTGATATTTTAACCTAGTTAACAGATCGTTTACTTTTGTTCCCGCATCGTGATCTTATATCACGAAATAATAAATAAAAATCTAGGGATAATTATGACAACTAGTAAAACTTTTAAAAGATGCGCAATTGCAATTACAGTTAGTACGCTTTTTGCAGCAACATCTGGCATGGCTCAATCAGTTTCAAGTTCAATGGCTGAAACATCGGCTAAACTACAAAGCCAAGGCAGTTTCGAAACTCAGTTCATTATTAAATATAAAAATAATAACGAAATGGCGAGCTTTTCAACTGCTGACGCAAGCCCGTCTAGCATGAAAAAGCGCGCACAAAGCTTTGTTAAAAACTTCGCTTCTAAAAAAGGCAAAGTAAAAGCAAAATATATTCGAGCAATGGCACTTAATAACCACCACGTAATGCGTGCTGATAAAAAATTAAGTGCGGCAGAGGCCCAAGAGTTTATGCAAGAAATGGTTGATTCTGGCAATGTTGAATACATTGAAGTGGATCAAATGTTAAAGCCGTTTTCAACTCCTAACGATCCACGCTTTGATGACCAATGGCACTACTACGAGCAAGCCGGTGGTTTAAACTTACCTACTGCATGGGATACCGCAACGGGTAGCGGTGTAGTTGTAGCTGTACTAGATACGGGTTACCGCCCACATGCCGATTTAAATGCTAACATTTTACCGGGTTACGATATGATCTCTAACCTATCGGTAGCTAACGATGGCGGTGGTCGCGATAGCGATGCACGTGATCCTGGTGATGCAGTTGCTGCGAATGAATGTGGCACTAACGGTGCACAAAACTCTAGCTGGCACGGCACGCACGTAGCCGGCACAGTTGCTGCGGTAACCAATAACGGTGAAGGTGTTGCAGGCGTAGCTTATAACGCAAAAGTAGTGCCTGTTCGTGTACTTGGTAAGTGTGGTGGTTTAACCTCTGATATTGCAGACGGTATTATTTGGGCATCTGGTGGGAGTGTTTCAGGCATTCCTGCTAACTCAAACCCTGCAGATGTAATAAATATGAGTTTAGGTGGCAGCGGTTCATGTAGCTCTACAACTCAAAATGCAATTAACACCGCGCGTAGTAACGGCACTGTGGTAGTTATTGCTGCAGGTAACGATAACGATAACTCAGCAAACTACAACCCAGGTAACTGTAATGGTGTAGTAAACGTAGCATCAGTAGGTCGTAATGGCGGTCGAGCTTATTACTCAAACTACGGTAGCAATATTGATGTTGCAGCACCGGGTGGCGCGCAAAGTTTTGCAAACGACTCTGAAGGTGTTCTATCAACTTACAATTCAGGTTCGTCTACACCTTCAAGCGACAGCTACGGTTATTCGCAAGGTACATCAATGGCTGCGCCTCACGTAGCAGGTGTTGCGGCACTTATTAAGCAAGCAAAACCAGATGCAACGCCTGACGAAATAGAAAGTATTTTAAAATCAACAACCCGTTCATTCCCTGCTACATGTACTAGCTGTGGTACGGGTATTGTTGATGCAGCCGCAGCTGTTACAGCAGCAAGTGGCGGCACTACTCCGCCTACAGGCGGTGATAGCGAGCTTATTAATGGTGAAGCTAAAACAGGTTTAAGTGGGGCTGCAAATGCACAAGCGTTTTACACTATGACCGTACCAAGCGGTGCAACTAACGTAACATTCACTATGAGTGGTGGTACTGGTGATGCTGATTTATACGTACGTGCGGGCAGTAAACCTACAACTACTACCTATGACTGTCGCCCTTATAAAGGCGGTAATAGCGAAGAGTGTTCTATTGATAACCCTACAGCAGGCACTTACCACGTAATGCTTAACGGCTACTCTGCGTATTCAGCTGTGAGCTTGGTAGGTAATATTACTGGTGGTTCATCGTCTGGTGGCGGTACAGGCACTCCACAAGCTGGCGGCGGCACTATAAGCGATGTGACAGCCAATACTGGTCAGTGGAAACATTACACGTTAGATGTACCTGCAGGAATGAGTACGTTTACAGTAACAACGTCGGGTGGAAGTGGCGATGCAGACTTATTTGTAAAATATGGCAGCCAACCAACAACCACTACGTACGATTGTCGCCCTTATAAAAATGGCAACGCAGAAACATGTACATTTACCAATCCACAAGCAGGTACTTGGCACTTGAGCGTTAACGCTTATAGCACTTTCTCTGGTTTAACACTTAGCGGACAATACCAACCGTAATTTAAAGTTTGAGCCGTAAATAAAAAACCGATGTTGTTTCCAACATCGGTTTTTAAATAGTAAGTAGCTGATTAATTAAAGCTAGAACCTACACTTTATTACTGTTATAGCTTCTCTAGTACTGATTCTGCACGGCTTACAACAAACTCTTTGTCTTGCTCTACAAATAAACCAGTTACTACTGCATTTTCAACAATCATAGCGTAACGCGTTGAACGTAAACCACCAAAACTAGCGGTATCTTTATCAAGCCCTAACGATTTAGTGAAACTTCCATCGCCATCAGCAAGCATTGTAATTTCTTGCGCGTTTTGCGAGTCGCCCCATGCTTTCATAACAAATGCGTCATTAACAGATACACAGTAAATAGCATCAACACCTTTTGCTTTAATTTTATCAGCAAGAGTAATAAATTCAGGTAGATGTGCATTTGAACACGTTGGTGTAAATGCACCTGGGACTGCAAATAACACGACTTTTTTACCTTCAAACAACTCTTTATTTGTAAGAGATTGCATACCGTCGTCAGTTAATTGCGTTAACGTAACCGATGGTAATTCTTGGCCTTGCTCAATCATGGTGGTTCCTTTAAAAGATCAATACAGAATAAGTAACAATCATACTACGTAACCTATTACAGTGTAGGTAAAGTGTAACTAACTTAGTAACTCAGAGTAGTCTAGCAAAGGTTTGTAGACCGCGTTCACTACATTTTATGAAAACTATTTTAGCTTCTATAGTTTTCATAAAATTTATTACTCTGTAGTTAAGGTAAATTCAAATCATTTATAAAGCGAGAAAAGTCATTACCTAACTTTTTATCCCGCATACTGTACTCAACAATTGCTTTTAAGTAGCCTAACTTATCTCCACAATCGTGAGAGCGACCACTCATATGAAATGCTTCAACGGTTTCTTGTGCCATTAACGCGTCAATAGAATCTGTAAGTTGTATTTCACCGCCAGCACCTACAGACGTTTTTGCGAGTAGAGGCCAAATATTCTTACTCAGTACATATCGCCCTACAACAGCAAGATTTGAAGGTGCTAAATCAGCATCAGGTTTTTCAACCATTGCTTTAATTGCAGCACTTTTACCTGGCATTAACTCAACACCGTTTATATCAGCAATACCATATTTACTCACGTCTTCTTTAGCTACCGGCTCAAGCATTATTTGGCTTGCTTGAGTTTCTTTAAAGCGTTTAATCATGGCCGCTAAGTTTTCAGTCTCTTGATCCGCAGTATAGGCATCAAGTATCACATCTGGCAGGAGTACGACAAAATCATTATCGCCGACTATCGGCTTAGCGCATAAAATAGCATGTCCAAGCCCTTTAGCTTCACCTTGGCGTACACTCATAATAGTTACATCAGGCGGACAAATAGAGCGAATCTCATCTAATAAAGCACGTTTAACACGTTTTTCAAGCGTGGCTTCTAGCTCGTAACTTGTATCAAAATGGTTTTCGATTGCATTTTTAGAGCTGTGTGTAACTAATACAATATCTTTAATACCAGCAGACACACATTCACTGACAATATATTGAATAAGTGGTTTATCGACTATTGGGAGCATTTCTTTTGGAATAGCTTTTGTCATAGGGAGCATTCTCGTCCCTAAGCCTGCTACTGGAATTACAGCTTTCATATCTATCCTTAGTGATTAAGTTTGTAAATAAACTAGCAGATACAAAATAGATACCAGCTGAATAAAGTTACCTCTTTTGAAGAAGTAAATTTGAAGCTGCTTTTAAAGTGAAGACTCTACACTTTGGGAATATAAAATAGATAGGTAAATAGTGAACTTATTAATGATTTTGTTGGGGGGTGAGATTAAATTAGCTAAATGAAACAAACCTGGGTTTGCTATAAATAACAAACCCAGACCAATAAATTTCTAACTAAAGGTAGAGGTATAAACCTTTTATAATTAAAGACCAGCACGCTCTTTAATTACTGCAATAAGTGGTGAGCTGGCAAAATTGCCTTCAGCCCAAGCAATATCAGCACCATCTGTTAACGCACTTTTTGATAAGTTTTTAACTATATACTCACCAGTATCCACTGCATTGCTAGCAACAGCATGGCGTAATAAATTATTACCATTACATTGTACTGCATCATAAATATTACGAATTTTTACACGAGAGCTTTTAAGCTTGCTGCGTAATCGGTTTTTATCGTCTGCAGCAATATACTCACAAATAGATACCGCTAATTGATCTTCAGCACTTGCAGGTGCTGTGTACGAAAACGAACTTACAGCGATAATAGCAGTAAGTACAACTAGCTTTGATACTTTAAACATGACAAACCCTTAATGGTACTTTATTCTTATATAGACTGTTTAATATTATACCAACCTACTAAAAATTACGCAATAATGTTAACGTGCTTTATATAAGGTTACGAATTTATAACTAGATTTGTTCTTTTCATCAGGAAGGTTTTCTTGCTCTTCTTTCACGTCCCAATTAGCAACTTTATTATAATCAGGAAACTGTGTATCGCCTTTAACATCTAAATCAATAAAAGTTAAATACAGGCGTTCTGCTTTTGGTAAAAATCGCTCATAAATATTACCGCCACCAATAATCATTACTTCTTCAACAGCACAAACTAGTGCTAGTGCGGCCTCTGGTGTAGTTACCACTTCAATACCCTGTGCAGTATATTCGCTGTTTCGAGTAATAATAATATTACGACGCCCAGGTAAAGGACGGCCTATTGACTCAAAAGTTTTACGACCCATGATCACAGGTTTACCCGTAGTTATTTTTTTAAAATGCTGAAGATCCGCAGGTAAATGCCATGGCATTTTATTATCTAGGCCAATTACACGGTTATTTGCCATTGCTGCAATCATTGAAATTATCATAATAAACACCTAGTACTTTATTCTTAAACAAAGAAAAAGGAGCATAAGCTCCTTTTTAATAAATTCTATTTAATTAACGCTCGTAGACAACTTCTACGTCGTAATCATCTTCATCCCAGTCGTCCCAATCATCATCATTGCCTTTACCTTTAGTGGCTTTTTCATGATAGGTATCCCACTTGAATTCAACTTCTTCATC of Pseudoalteromonas arctica A 37-1-2 contains these proteins:
- the galU gene encoding UTP--glucose-1-phosphate uridylyltransferase GalU is translated as MKAVIPVAGLGTRMLPMTKAIPKEMLPIVDKPLIQYIVSECVSAGIKDIVLVTHSSKNAIENHFDTSYELEATLEKRVKRALLDEIRSICPPDVTIMSVRQGEAKGLGHAILCAKPIVGDNDFVVLLPDVILDAYTADQETENLAAMIKRFKETQASQIMLEPVAKEDVSKYGIADINGVELMPGKSAAIKAMVEKPDADLAPSNLAVVGRYVLSKNIWPLLAKTSVGAGGEIQLTDSIDALMAQETVEAFHMSGRSHDCGDKLGYLKAIVEYSMRDKKLGNDFSRFINDLNLP
- a CDS encoding DUF3718 domain-containing protein, which gives rise to MFKVSKLVVLTAIIAVSSFSYTAPASAEDQLAVSICEYIAADDKNRLRSKLKSSRVKIRNIYDAVQCNGNNLLRHAVASNAVDTGEYIVKNLSKSALTDGADIAWAEGNFASSPLIAVIKERAGL
- a CDS encoding peroxiredoxin, whose product is MIEQGQELPSVTLTQLTDDGMQSLTNKELFEGKKVVLFAVPGAFTPTCSNAHLPEFITLADKIKAKGVDAIYCVSVNDAFVMKAWGDSQNAQEITMLADGDGSFTKSLGLDKDTASFGGLRSTRYAMIVENAVVTGLFVEQDKEFVVSRAESVLEKL
- the folA gene encoding type 3 dihydrofolate reductase — encoded protein: MIISMIAAMANNRVIGLDNKMPWHLPADLQHFKKITTGKPVIMGRKTFESIGRPLPGRRNIIITRNSEYTAQGIEVVTTPEAALALVCAVEEVMIIGGGNIYERFLPKAERLYLTFIDLDVKGDTQFPDYNKVANWDVKEEQENLPDEKNKSSYKFVTLYKAR
- a CDS encoding NAD(P)/FAD-dependent oxidoreductase encodes the protein MTQVDVIVIGAGAAGLMCAAQAGYRGRSVTVLDMGKKPGRKILISGGGRCNFTNENATPDNYLCTNSHFVKSCLSRYTQHDFIELVDRHGLAYHHKTLGQLFCDNNAQDIVDILLTECEWAGVNIKLRSEVISVSKTETGYSVTTEQETLSCESLVIASGGLTMPKLGATPIGYKIAEQFGLSVLPTMAALVPFTLHQHDKERFEGLSGISIPCEVSSEDGTVFKENILFTHRGLSGPAILQISSFWRAGQVVTINLLPEIDLRQQLADWRETQAQKSLKNSLSTILPKRFIEILHESKAIPDCNINQLTHAQIDELVNYIHAWQIKPNGTEGYRTAEVTLGGVDTDELSSKTFEAKKAKGLYFIGEVTDVTGWLGGYNFQYAWSCGFACGQYA
- a CDS encoding S8 family peptidase; protein product: MTTSKTFKRCAIAITVSTLFAATSGMAQSVSSSMAETSAKLQSQGSFETQFIIKYKNNNEMASFSTADASPSSMKKRAQSFVKNFASKKGKVKAKYIRAMALNNHHVMRADKKLSAAEAQEFMQEMVDSGNVEYIEVDQMLKPFSTPNDPRFDDQWHYYEQAGGLNLPTAWDTATGSGVVVAVLDTGYRPHADLNANILPGYDMISNLSVANDGGGRDSDARDPGDAVAANECGTNGAQNSSWHGTHVAGTVAAVTNNGEGVAGVAYNAKVVPVRVLGKCGGLTSDIADGIIWASGGSVSGIPANSNPADVINMSLGGSGSCSSTTQNAINTARSNGTVVVIAAGNDNDNSANYNPGNCNGVVNVASVGRNGGRAYYSNYGSNIDVAAPGGAQSFANDSEGVLSTYNSGSSTPSSDSYGYSQGTSMAAPHVAGVAALIKQAKPDATPDEIESILKSTTRSFPATCTSCGTGIVDAAAAVTAASGGTTPPTGGDSELINGEAKTGLSGAANAQAFYTMTVPSGATNVTFTMSGGTGDADLYVRAGSKPTTTTYDCRPYKGGNSEECSIDNPTAGTYHVMLNGYSAYSAVSLVGNITGGSSSGGGTGTPQAGGGTISDVTANTGQWKHYTLDVPAGMSTFTVTTSGGSGDADLFVKYGSQPTTTTYDCRPYKNGNAETCTFTNPQAGTWHLSVNAYSTFSGLTLSGQYQP